The genomic segment TAGTATCAAATACTTTTACATTTTAAGCAATTAATTATCACAAACTAAAAAAACCAAAAACTAAAATGAATTCAGAACAAACGAAGTCGAATAATTCGGCACTTTCGACCCTAATCACGGTCTTCTTCTTTTGGGGATTTATTGGAGCATCTAACGGTGTTTTCATCCCTTTTTGCAAGGCTAAATTTGGATTGGATCAATTCCAAAGTCAGTTAATTGATTTTGCCTTCTACGGGGCATATTATATCGGAGCGTTATTATTGTTTATATTTAGTAGTGTTGCTAAAAGAGATATTCTTAACGGCTGGGGATTCAAAAAAGGAATTATTTACGGATTGTTAATCAGTACTTTTGGGGCTGCTTTAATGATTTTAGCTGTTTTGCAAGGAAGTTATTTGTTCATCTTGGGAGCTTTATTTATTGTAGCCTTAGGATTTTCATTACAACAAACTTCAGCACAACCGTTTGCAGCTTCCTTAGGTGAACCACATTCGGCTTCTAGTCGATTGAACTTAGCTGGAGGAATTAATTCATTAGGAACAACTATAGGACCTATCGTTGTTTCTTTTGCACTTTTTGGAGTTATTTCAGGAGTAAGTATTGAAGAATTTGCTCAAAAAGCCGACTCCCTAGATTCTATGATTACTTTGTATATGGCTGTTGGTGGCTTGTTCTTGTTGGCTGCTGCTTTATTTCATTTTTCTAAAAAATTACCTGCTGGAAAAAGTGATGCTACGTTTGAAACAGCTAACAAAGCTTTAACTACGCTTGTTGTAATTACTGTTTTATTAGTAGTGATATTTGGGTATATCTTCGCTCGATATGAAGATCCAGAATTTATTAGACGTTTTATAGAAAACAAAGAAGTTGATTACTTAGGACTTGGATTAACTATATCTACTTTATTAGTAGTGGTAATTGGTCTTTTATTTGCGAATGCTACAGCTCAAAAAAATCCACAAGGTTGGGGTGCAATGAAATACCCACAATTAGTGTTAGGAATGCTAGCCTTATTCTCTTATGTGGGTGTAG from the Flavobacterium ammonificans genome contains:
- a CDS encoding MFS transporter → MNSEQTKSNNSALSTLITVFFFWGFIGASNGVFIPFCKAKFGLDQFQSQLIDFAFYGAYYIGALLLFIFSSVAKRDILNGWGFKKGIIYGLLISTFGAALMILAVLQGSYLFILGALFIVALGFSLQQTSAQPFAASLGEPHSASSRLNLAGGINSLGTTIGPIVVSFALFGVISGVSIEEFAQKADSLDSMITLYMAVGGLFLLAAALFHFSKKLPAGKSDATFETANKALTTLVVITVLLVVIFGYIFARYEDPEFIRRFIENKEVDYLGLGLTISTLLVVVIGLLFANATAQKNPQGWGAMKYPQLVLGMLALFSYVGVEVTIGSNLGELLATKDFGAIDGPGLAPFMSMYWGSLMIGRWAGAISVFNPSSQMRKILLIVVPYVAFGVVLTANAISGQDITPLYAYAFVIVFQIVGFFLGKDQPSRTLLIFGLLGAIAMIIGLATTGTIAIFAFMSGGLFLSIMWPCIFSLGIAGLGKYTSQGAAFLVMMILGGGIIPPLQGKLADVIGIHTSYFIPVLCFAFIAFYGWKVIGILEKQGIGNDIEVGGGH